The following coding sequences are from one Bradyrhizobium sp. 200 window:
- a CDS encoding branched-chain amino acid ABC transporter permease: MTETTQTTPLSLPLRASRPRRLQVLPIIEIVVLVIGALLPLVLKDYLTVYATRVLILCLFALSFDLVWGYAGIMSFGQAVFFGTAGYGVALLARDLGVTSILLVLPAGLLIGLAFALLLGGFLLLGRHPSSVIFVSLGTLTGSYAADRVARGWYYLGGQNGIPSIPPMSLGSYDITEGPVYYYLALGILVLVYLLCRFLVRSQFGLALAGLRENEQRIAFFGYQVQRLKAIIFSFAGAVAGLAGSLYAFHEGFVWPNMLGVVISTQVVLYVLFGGSGTLIGAVIGTVAIEAVSFWLSNSYQEIWPIILGVLLLLVILFRPAGLISLILSERERVGNFGRPPGKGDHGPS, encoded by the coding sequence ATGACAGAAACGACACAGACGACGCCCCTGAGCCTTCCGCTTCGTGCGAGCCGCCCGCGCCGGTTACAAGTGCTGCCGATCATCGAAATCGTGGTGCTGGTGATCGGCGCGCTGCTGCCGCTCGTCCTCAAGGACTATCTGACGGTCTATGCGACGCGGGTCCTGATCCTCTGCCTGTTCGCGCTCTCGTTCGATCTGGTGTGGGGATACGCCGGGATCATGAGTTTTGGGCAGGCGGTATTCTTCGGGACCGCCGGATATGGCGTTGCGCTGCTCGCTCGCGATCTCGGCGTGACCTCGATCCTGCTGGTATTGCCCGCCGGGCTCCTGATCGGGCTCGCGTTCGCGCTGCTGCTTGGCGGATTCCTTCTGCTCGGACGTCACCCGTCCAGCGTGATCTTTGTTTCGCTGGGCACGCTCACTGGCTCATACGCAGCGGATCGCGTGGCGCGGGGCTGGTATTATCTCGGCGGCCAGAACGGCATCCCATCGATCCCGCCGATGTCGCTCGGCAGCTACGATATCACCGAGGGGCCGGTCTATTATTACCTGGCGCTCGGCATTCTCGTTCTCGTCTATCTTCTGTGCCGCTTCCTGGTGCGGTCGCAGTTCGGGCTTGCGCTGGCGGGTCTGCGCGAGAACGAGCAGCGGATCGCTTTCTTCGGCTACCAGGTGCAGCGGCTCAAGGCGATCATATTTTCATTCGCCGGCGCCGTCGCAGGGCTCGCCGGCAGCCTTTATGCCTTTCATGAGGGGTTCGTCTGGCCCAACATGCTGGGCGTGGTGATATCGACGCAGGTGGTCCTCTACGTGTTGTTCGGCGGCTCCGGCACGCTGATCGGAGCTGTCATCGGCACGGTTGCGATCGAGGCGGTCAGTTTCTGGCTGTCGAACAGTTATCAGGAGATCTGGCCGATCATCCTCGGCGTTCTGTTGCTGCTGGTCATCCTGTTTCGCCCCGCCGGACTGATCAGCCTGATCCTGAGTGAGCGCGAGCGCGTCGGCAATTTCGGGCGGCCGCCGGGGAAGGGCGATCATGGCCCTTCTTGA
- a CDS encoding ABC transporter ATP-binding protein, protein MALLEARGVVKIFGKLTALNGADLNVAENEFHGLIGPNGSGKSTLMKCVAGAEIPTSGTVTFGGRDISQASPAERARAGMSLKFQITSVLPALTLYDNILLALQAQTSLPRLVFSRTRGILHDRAMAMLEQFRLVDRAADPASALSHGQQQWLEIAMALAPEPKLLLLDEPTGGMSLEERRVTGELLQPIKQRCSLVIVEHDLDFIRDICDRLTVLDQGSVLDTGSVQHIQSSARVQEVYLRRA, encoded by the coding sequence ATGGCCCTTCTTGAAGCGCGAGGCGTGGTCAAGATATTCGGCAAGCTGACGGCCCTGAACGGTGCCGATCTCAACGTCGCGGAGAACGAATTCCACGGCTTGATCGGGCCCAATGGCTCGGGCAAGAGCACGCTGATGAAGTGCGTCGCCGGCGCTGAAATCCCGACGTCAGGCACGGTGACGTTTGGCGGGCGCGACATCTCGCAAGCTTCTCCTGCCGAGCGGGCGCGCGCCGGCATGAGCCTCAAATTCCAGATCACCAGCGTTTTGCCGGCATTGACGTTGTACGACAACATTCTGCTGGCGCTGCAGGCGCAGACGTCGCTTCCCCGGCTGGTGTTCTCGCGCACCCGCGGAATCCTCCACGACCGCGCCATGGCCATGCTCGAACAATTCCGTCTGGTGGACCGCGCGGCGGATCCGGCCTCCGCGCTCTCCCACGGACAACAACAATGGCTTGAAATCGCGATGGCGCTGGCGCCCGAGCCCAAACTCCTGCTGCTGGACGAGCCGACCGGCGGCATGAGCCTCGAGGAACGGCGCGTTACCGGCGAACTGCTGCAGCCGATCAAGCAGCGCTGCTCCCTCGTCATCGTCGAGCATGACCTCGATTTCATTCGCGACATTTGCGACCGGCTGACTGTGCTCGATCAGGGAAGCGTACTGGATACCGGTTCGGTTCAGCATATTCAGTCGAGCGCCCGGGTTCAGGAGGTCTATCTCCGCCGTGCCTAA
- a CDS encoding ABC transporter ATP-binding protein, which translates to MPNEDKYLDIQNVDAGYGRSQVLFGVTLGVPWRGGVAILGRNGAGKTTLMKAIVGELPLLGGSVSLDARSVGQLPTEQRIRLGLGYVPQEHAVFGRLSVRDNLAVGALTNRDSQAVNRVLEIFPKLGQRMDQVAGTLSGGERKMLAIGRALLSNPRVLLLDEPTEGVWIGVIEEITERLILLAREIAVVIVEQHLDLALRVADRAFVLDRGRVALTGSAQEVRNDPRLLQYLAP; encoded by the coding sequence GTGCCTAACGAGGACAAATATCTCGATATCCAGAATGTTGACGCGGGCTATGGCCGCAGCCAGGTGCTGTTCGGTGTCACGCTGGGCGTTCCCTGGCGCGGCGGCGTCGCCATTCTTGGCCGCAACGGCGCCGGCAAGACCACATTGATGAAGGCCATCGTCGGAGAATTGCCGCTGCTCGGCGGCTCCGTCAGTCTTGATGCCCGCAGCGTCGGGCAACTACCAACCGAGCAGCGCATTCGCCTCGGCCTCGGATACGTGCCGCAAGAACACGCGGTGTTTGGCAGGCTTTCGGTGCGCGACAATCTTGCCGTCGGCGCGCTGACCAACCGCGACAGCCAGGCCGTCAATCGTGTGCTGGAGATATTTCCGAAACTGGGCCAGCGGATGGATCAGGTAGCCGGCACATTGTCCGGCGGTGAGCGCAAGATGCTTGCGATCGGCCGTGCCTTATTGTCGAATCCGCGGGTATTGTTGCTGGATGAGCCGACCGAAGGCGTCTGGATCGGCGTGATCGAGGAAATCACCGAACGTCTGATCCTGCTGGCCAGGGAGATCGCCGTCGTGATCGTGGAACAGCATCTCGATCTCGCGCTACGCGTCGCAGACCGCGCCTTTGTGCTCGATCGCGGAAGAGTCGCGCTCACGGGGTCGGCGCAGGAGGTTCGCAACGATCCAAGGCTGTTGCAGTATCTGGCGCCTTAG
- a CDS encoding DsbA family oxidoreductase: MSTLKPLKIDIVSDVVCPWCYIGKRRIENALALVPDVPVELHWRPFFLNSWVPREGISRDEYLTAKFGSVEAYKGIAGRVVTAAGEEGLTYRPELVKRQPNTIDCHRLIHWADAQGKSAQMKQRLMELYFRDGGDLTDVNVLVQAAADLGLDADDVRRRLATDEDVALISGQAQEASDKGISGVPTFVFAQKYAVSGAQPAEQLARAIRQVSGEINAQAAE, encoded by the coding sequence ATGAGCACCCTAAAACCCCTCAAGATCGATATCGTCTCCGACGTGGTCTGCCCGTGGTGCTATATCGGCAAACGCAGGATCGAGAACGCGCTGGCCCTGGTGCCTGATGTTCCCGTCGAGCTGCACTGGCGGCCGTTCTTTCTCAATTCATGGGTACCGCGCGAGGGCATCAGCCGCGACGAATATCTCACCGCCAAATTCGGCTCGGTCGAAGCCTATAAGGGTATCGCCGGGCGCGTCGTGACGGCCGCTGGCGAGGAGGGGCTGACCTACCGGCCCGAACTGGTGAAGCGCCAGCCCAATACAATCGATTGCCACCGCCTGATCCACTGGGCGGATGCGCAGGGCAAATCAGCCCAGATGAAGCAGCGCCTGATGGAATTGTATTTCCGCGATGGCGGCGACCTGACCGACGTCAACGTGCTGGTGCAGGCCGCGGCCGATCTCGGCCTGGACGCTGACGACGTCCGCCGGCGGCTTGCCACCGACGAGGATGTCGCGCTGATCTCCGGCCAGGCGCAGGAGGCGTCCGACAAGGGCATTTCGGGCGTGCCGACCTTTGTTTTCGCGCAGAAATACGCGGTCTCCGGCGCCCAGCCCGCCGAGCAACTCGCCCGCGCCATCCGTCAGGTGTCCGGCGAAATCAACGCGCAGGCGGCAGAGTAA
- a CDS encoding NIPSNAP family protein codes for MIYELRTYTVKPGTLGDMIKAASTISREIRKDDYGKLEGYWSTEIGPLNQVLHMWSYNSFDERARMRAELAKNPRWTGEYVPLIRPLLLRQDVRLMNAVRPPVAPASTGNVYELRNYRGKAAGGLKQWLDAFTAVLPEREKYSKIVGLWTTEAGQPNEACHIWAYPSLNARAEARGNAMKDTAWQEFLGKGPGFLEEMHSTIMLPAPHSPLQ; via the coding sequence ATGATCTACGAACTGCGCACCTACACCGTAAAGCCGGGCACGCTCGGCGACATGATCAAGGCCGCGAGCACGATATCGCGCGAGATCCGCAAGGACGATTACGGCAAGCTCGAAGGCTATTGGTCGACCGAGATCGGGCCGCTCAATCAGGTCCTGCACATGTGGAGCTACAACAGCTTTGACGAGCGCGCGCGGATGCGGGCCGAACTTGCCAAGAACCCGCGCTGGACCGGCGAGTACGTGCCGCTGATCCGCCCACTGCTGTTGCGTCAGGATGTCCGCCTGATGAACGCGGTGCGGCCCCCGGTTGCGCCGGCCTCGACGGGCAATGTCTACGAACTCCGCAATTATCGCGGCAAGGCTGCCGGTGGCCTGAAGCAGTGGCTCGATGCGTTCACCGCGGTGCTGCCGGAGCGCGAGAAATATTCAAAGATCGTCGGCCTCTGGACGACCGAAGCGGGGCAGCCGAACGAAGCCTGCCACATCTGGGCCTATCCCAGCCTGAACGCGCGTGCGGAAGCCCGCGGCAACGCGATGAAGGATACTGCCTGGCAGGAATTCCTCGGCAAGGGGCCGGGCTTCCTCGAGGAGATGCACTCGACCATCATGCTGCCGGCACCGCATTCGCCGCTGCAGTGA
- a CDS encoding cupin-like domain-containing protein has product MNTLTAIAPVITADRDALRRDFPLKPFAIRHRLAGHPLLTLPRIAQLAADLPRDLIEYNSGKVAISQDPDAIPTVDLDPVEVVKSIETAGAWMVLKRVENSPEYRALLEDTLLSVARARGFNSLLDAGFEQVEGFLFVSSPNSTTPFHLDSEDNFFVHIHGEKYFTIFDNTDRSIVSDDEIERSMTKHRNLKYDESFAPLGKEFHLFAGDGCYVPYQWPHWVRTSGSFSISMAITWKTREVRRLNDLHFFNSMLRGIGLPQQPPGKQPVRDALKLAFYRTVTTAIKPLRASMAMRRVLRRIALGKRANYYLKDA; this is encoded by the coding sequence ATGAATACGCTCACAGCCATCGCGCCCGTCATTACGGCCGATCGCGACGCACTTCGTCGCGACTTCCCGCTCAAGCCGTTCGCGATCCGCCACAGGCTCGCCGGCCATCCGCTGCTGACGCTGCCCCGCATCGCGCAGCTCGCCGCCGATTTGCCGCGCGACCTGATCGAATACAATTCCGGCAAGGTCGCGATCAGCCAGGATCCGGATGCGATTCCCACCGTCGATCTCGACCCGGTCGAAGTGGTGAAGAGCATCGAGACCGCCGGCGCCTGGATGGTGCTCAAGCGCGTGGAGAATTCGCCGGAATACCGGGCACTGCTGGAAGATACGCTGCTGTCGGTCGCCCGCGCGCGTGGCTTCAACAGCCTGCTGGATGCCGGCTTCGAGCAGGTCGAAGGCTTTCTGTTCGTGTCCTCGCCGAACTCGACCACGCCGTTCCATCTCGACAGCGAAGACAATTTCTTCGTCCATATCCACGGCGAAAAATACTTCACGATCTTCGACAATACCGACCGCTCGATCGTCTCCGACGACGAGATCGAGCGCTCGATGACCAAGCATCGCAACCTGAAATACGACGAGAGCTTTGCGCCGTTGGGTAAGGAATTCCATCTGTTCGCAGGCGACGGCTGCTACGTGCCGTATCAATGGCCCCACTGGGTGCGGACATCAGGCTCGTTCTCGATCTCGATGGCGATCACCTGGAAGACGCGCGAAGTGCGGCGGCTGAACGACCTGCACTTCTTCAATTCGATGCTGCGCGGCATCGGCCTGCCGCAGCAGCCTCCCGGCAAACAGCCGGTGCGCGATGCGCTGAAGCTTGCGTTCTATCGCACGGTCACGACGGCCATCAAGCCGCTGCGCGCCTCGATGGCGATGCGCCGCGTGCTGCGGCGGATCGCGCTCGGCAAGCGCGCGAATTATTATCTGAAGGACGCGTAG
- a CDS encoding GNAT family N-acetyltransferase, with the protein MADTADTSTVRRASSKDANARARDAGGALTPLAGISAGQWRALSDRAAEPNGYYLPEWELAVNASARGRLNAAALGAWRDASTLIGLAPVISMWRAYKIPLPALVSADPYGTLCTPLLDRDMAEDAVTGILQQARRAGAHALLFRATALDGAVMKAFTDVLHRDGMQPVMLQSHVRACLDATGDAEATLRESLGAKKLKELRRQRNRLAEHGAVHFDVARTQADVAAAIETFLMLEASGWKGQRGTALGQDDGDAAFVRRATSALAETGQCEIVSLRAGETPVAAAVVLRHQDRAFYFKLGVDERFAKFSPGVQLTLELTRHLCADPAIRLVDSTAAPDHPMINPIWRGRLAIGDVLIPLRRRDPVVLLIRAALGLRDAIREPVRRFVHFVRAWQEKS; encoded by the coding sequence GTGGCTGACACTGCCGACACATCGACGGTTCGCCGTGCATCGAGCAAGGATGCGAACGCACGCGCGCGAGACGCCGGCGGAGCGCTGACGCCGCTCGCAGGCATCTCCGCAGGCCAATGGCGCGCGCTGTCCGATCGCGCCGCCGAGCCGAACGGCTATTATTTGCCCGAATGGGAATTGGCGGTGAACGCTTCGGCGCGGGGCCGCCTGAATGCCGCCGCGCTCGGCGCGTGGCGCGATGCATCCACCTTGATCGGCCTGGCGCCCGTGATCTCGATGTGGCGCGCCTACAAAATCCCGCTGCCCGCTTTGGTCAGCGCCGATCCCTACGGCACGCTTTGCACGCCGCTGCTCGATCGCGACATGGCAGAGGATGCCGTCACCGGTATTCTGCAGCAGGCAAGGCGGGCCGGCGCGCATGCGTTGCTCTTCCGCGCGACCGCGCTCGATGGCGCAGTCATGAAGGCTTTCACCGACGTGCTGCATCGCGACGGCATGCAGCCTGTGATGCTGCAGTCGCACGTTCGCGCCTGCCTCGACGCTACCGGTGACGCCGAGGCGACGCTGCGCGAATCGCTGGGCGCGAAGAAACTGAAAGAATTGCGCCGTCAGCGAAATCGCCTCGCCGAGCACGGTGCCGTCCATTTTGACGTGGCGCGCACGCAAGCCGACGTCGCTGCTGCGATTGAAACATTCCTGATGCTGGAAGCCAGCGGCTGGAAGGGCCAGCGCGGCACCGCGCTCGGCCAGGACGACGGCGATGCGGCCTTCGTCCGCCGCGCTACGTCAGCCTTGGCCGAGACCGGCCAGTGCGAGATCGTGAGCTTGAGGGCCGGCGAGACGCCGGTGGCAGCCGCCGTCGTGCTGCGTCATCAGGACCGCGCCTTCTACTTCAAGCTCGGCGTCGACGAGCGCTTTGCAAAATTTTCGCCCGGCGTGCAACTAACGCTGGAATTGACCCGGCATCTCTGCGCGGATCCGGCCATTCGCCTGGTCGATTCCACCGCCGCCCCCGACCATCCCATGATCAACCCGATCTGGCGCGGACGCCTTGCGATCGGCGACGTCTTGATCCCGCTGCGACGGCGCGATCCGGTCGTGCTGCTGATCCGCGCTGCGCTCGGCTTGCGCGATGCGATCCGCGAGCCGGTACGCCGCTTCGTTCATTTCGTCAGAGCCTGGCAGGAGAAATCCTAA
- a CDS encoding EAL domain-containing protein gives MKQYRPHLFVAIALAIVLAGGWHNSLRHALADLRFGWQSRQASGDIVVIAIDASSIDRIGVWPWPRLLHAELIRQLQKADVQDIALDVDFSTPSDASSDRSFAEALQSAGGSVVLPAFQQPRTDRTTLHVNRPLQQFAEHSWPAVVNVEVGPDGLVRQYPFGEKLDGKFVPSMAAVVTGQYDEKRTPFLIDFSIRTGGIPKVSFADVLRGDPATLQKLQGKKVIVGGTALELGDRFSVPNGVIVSGPVLQTLAAESLLQNRALQWTSHVVTLVGLGLLALIMLFSWRRLSAGKRVALLAATSVALETGAFALQAAFPLIPDTSLFQIAIIVYIAAIALDEIDIRDLLGRVAESRFQRVAMSLGDGLICTDSKYLITVWNPGATAIFGYLPEEMIGRPFDKICARDADTPAFSVKNAAELAAGTVIEFEGRRSNGEVFPVEASFSGWQGTDGFQFGAILRDISVRKREAERIRYLAEHDTLTGLINRNTLHAKLEAKIARAEADGRGVALLVIGIDSFQQINDMLGHASGDLVLRAISERLTGVLPATGLVARLSGDEFAIAVPTNAIGQNVSHFAEQIGTGFDEPLLAGTRHLRVRVSIGAAVFPSDGRTAAELLSNSHMALSRAKATRRGGHVLFEDSIRRELETRLTLEAELALAAERNEFELFYQPQIHLADGRLVGAEALIRWRHPERGLVSPGEFMPVVNTSPISERIADWVLETACAKAAAWERSGQKLRIGVNLSPSQLQSGDLASSVTQALARTGLSPTSLELEVTEDILLHDEQSALNTFLKIQALGVRLVFDDFGTGFASLSYLKKFPLDGLKIDRSFVLGLLVNPDDAAIVSSTIGLSKQLGLSVIAEGIEDRATADLLVSMGCGEGQGYFFGRPMPASEFEAKFLAAPATAEVA, from the coding sequence GTGAAACAGTATCGGCCGCATCTCTTCGTCGCGATTGCCCTTGCAATCGTCTTGGCGGGCGGCTGGCACAACTCGCTTCGCCACGCATTGGCCGACCTGCGGTTCGGCTGGCAGTCGCGACAGGCCAGCGGCGATATTGTGGTGATCGCGATCGACGCGTCGTCGATCGACAGGATCGGTGTCTGGCCGTGGCCGCGCCTGCTCCATGCCGAGTTGATCCGGCAGCTTCAGAAGGCGGACGTCCAGGACATCGCGCTCGATGTCGACTTCTCCACGCCCTCCGACGCGTCGTCGGACCGAAGCTTTGCCGAAGCCCTCCAGAGCGCCGGCGGATCGGTCGTGCTGCCCGCCTTCCAGCAGCCCCGCACCGACAGGACGACGCTTCATGTCAATCGCCCGTTGCAGCAATTCGCCGAACATTCCTGGCCGGCGGTCGTCAACGTCGAGGTCGGACCCGACGGCCTCGTCCGCCAATATCCGTTCGGCGAGAAGCTGGATGGCAAGTTCGTGCCGTCGATGGCCGCCGTGGTCACCGGCCAATACGACGAAAAGCGCACGCCCTTTCTGATCGACTTCAGCATCCGGACTGGGGGAATCCCTAAAGTGTCCTTTGCCGACGTCCTGCGCGGCGACCCGGCGACACTGCAAAAGCTTCAGGGCAAGAAGGTCATCGTCGGCGGCACGGCGCTCGAACTCGGTGACCGCTTCAGCGTCCCGAACGGCGTGATCGTGTCCGGGCCCGTACTGCAGACACTGGCCGCGGAATCGCTGTTGCAGAATCGCGCGCTGCAATGGACCTCGCACGTCGTCACGCTGGTTGGCCTTGGCTTGCTCGCCCTGATTATGCTGTTCTCATGGCGCCGCCTTTCCGCCGGCAAGCGCGTGGCGCTGCTCGCCGCAACTTCTGTCGCTCTCGAGACCGGCGCGTTTGCCCTGCAGGCCGCGTTCCCGCTCATTCCCGACACCTCGTTGTTTCAGATCGCCATCATCGTCTACATCGCCGCCATCGCGCTCGACGAAATCGACATCCGCGATCTGCTCGGCAGGGTCGCCGAGAGCCGCTTTCAGCGCGTGGCGATGTCACTCGGCGACGGCTTGATCTGCACCGATTCCAAGTACTTGATCACGGTCTGGAATCCCGGCGCGACCGCGATCTTCGGCTATCTGCCTGAGGAGATGATCGGACGGCCGTTCGATAAGATTTGCGCCCGCGATGCGGATACGCCCGCTTTTTCCGTCAAGAACGCCGCAGAGCTCGCCGCCGGCACGGTGATCGAGTTCGAAGGCCGCCGCAGCAATGGCGAGGTGTTTCCGGTCGAGGCCAGCTTCTCCGGCTGGCAGGGTACTGACGGCTTTCAGTTCGGCGCAATCCTGCGCGACATCTCGGTGCGCAAGCGCGAAGCCGAGAGAATTCGATACCTCGCCGAACATGACACGCTGACCGGCTTGATCAACCGGAACACCCTTCACGCCAAACTTGAAGCGAAGATTGCCAGAGCCGAAGCTGATGGGCGCGGGGTCGCGCTACTGGTCATCGGCATCGACAGCTTCCAGCAGATCAACGACATGCTCGGTCATGCCAGTGGCGACCTCGTGCTTCGCGCCATTTCGGAGCGGTTGACGGGGGTGCTGCCGGCGACCGGCCTGGTCGCGCGCTTGAGCGGAGACGAATTCGCCATCGCGGTTCCGACGAACGCCATCGGCCAAAACGTCAGCCACTTTGCCGAACAGATCGGCACAGGCTTCGACGAACCGCTGCTCGCCGGCACCCGCCACCTCCGCGTCAGGGTCAGCATCGGCGCCGCTGTCTTCCCGTCCGACGGGCGGACGGCGGCCGAACTCCTGAGCAACTCCCACATGGCGCTAAGCCGCGCGAAGGCAACCCGGCGCGGCGGTCACGTGCTGTTCGAGGACTCGATCCGCCGCGAACTGGAAACCCGCCTGACGCTGGAAGCAGAGCTGGCGCTGGCCGCCGAACGCAATGAGTTCGAGCTATTCTACCAGCCACAAATACATCTGGCCGACGGCCGCCTGGTTGGCGCCGAAGCCCTGATCCGCTGGCGGCATCCCGAGCGTGGCCTGGTTTCGCCCGGGGAATTCATGCCGGTCGTCAACACTTCGCCGATTTCCGAACGGATCGCGGACTGGGTTCTCGAAACCGCCTGCGCCAAGGCCGCCGCCTGGGAGCGCTCCGGACAAAAACTTCGGATCGGCGTCAACCTTTCGCCCTCCCAACTCCAGTCGGGTGACCTCGCAAGCTCGGTCACGCAGGCGCTTGCCCGCACCGGTTTGAGTCCAACCAGCCTTGAGCTCGAGGTCACCGAAGACATCCTGCTCCACGACGAGCAGAGCGCGCTAAATACGTTCCTGAAGATTCAGGCGCTTGGCGTTCGCCTCGTGTTCGACGATTTCGGCACCGGCTTTGCCAGCTTGAGCTACCTGAAGAAATTCCCGCTCGATGGGTTGAAGATCGACCGCTCCTTCGTACTCGGATTGCTGGTCAATCCCGACGACGCGGCGATCGTCAGCTCGACCATCGGGCTCTCCAAGCAATTGGGCCTATCTGTGATCGCCGAGGGTATTGAAGACCGGGCTACCGCCGATCTCCTGGTCAGCATGGGCTGCGGAGAAGGACAAGGCTATTTCTTCGGACGGCCGATGCCGGCAAGCGAGTTCGAAGCCAAATTCCTCGCAGCCCCCGCCACCGCCGAGGTAGCGTGA
- a CDS encoding FecR family protein, with protein sequence MRAFPHVSRALATMFVLATASAAFAADGDDWMVRKSSGEVWLSASGVQQAALKQEDVLKPGDTIRTGRTGRVLLTRGEEAILVSPNSVIGVPVQQKEGLSTTIKQQAGSILLDVEKRNVKHFEVETPYLAAVVKGTQFRVTVNAGKTTVDVVRGQVEVADFKSGQIAQVMAGQHATAFAAGKTGLSLGGSGALAPIEQGKPRAPSVERVPVPRGGFTAIRHATNGQGVQPVRHANVQPAKHGVTRISSSIGEVRLNVHRVTHGLARDKSAVHGGSRDAAKKDTIWGSSGAGTDVASANSGQGNSNVAVSGTSSATAAASGVSSTVAAVSGGNGNNGNGNGNNGNGNANGNGNAYGRYKNR encoded by the coding sequence ATGCGTGCGTTCCCTCACGTCTCAAGAGCACTCGCGACCATGTTCGTCCTGGCCACGGCTTCCGCCGCTTTCGCCGCCGATGGCGACGACTGGATGGTCAGAAAATCCTCCGGCGAGGTTTGGCTCTCCGCCTCCGGCGTGCAGCAGGCGGCGCTGAAGCAGGAGGACGTGCTGAAGCCAGGGGACACCATCCGCACCGGCCGCACCGGGCGCGTGCTCCTGACGCGCGGCGAGGAAGCGATCCTGGTTTCACCGAATTCCGTGATCGGCGTCCCCGTCCAGCAGAAGGAAGGGCTCTCGACGACGATCAAGCAGCAGGCCGGCTCGATCCTGCTCGACGTTGAAAAGCGCAACGTCAAGCATTTCGAGGTCGAGACTCCCTACCTCGCGGCCGTGGTGAAGGGCACGCAGTTCCGCGTCACCGTCAACGCCGGGAAGACCACCGTCGACGTGGTCCGCGGTCAGGTCGAAGTCGCAGATTTCAAGTCGGGCCAGATCGCTCAGGTAATGGCGGGCCAACATGCGACGGCGTTCGCCGCCGGCAAGACCGGCCTCTCGCTGGGCGGCTCCGGCGCCCTCGCCCCGATCGAGCAAGGCAAACCGCGCGCACCGTCGGTCGAGCGCGTTCCGGTGCCGCGCGGAGGCTTTACCGCGATCCGCCACGCCACGAATGGACAGGGCGTCCAGCCGGTGCGGCATGCAAACGTGCAGCCCGCAAAGCATGGCGTGACCCGCATCTCGTCGTCGATCGGTGAAGTCCGCCTGAACGTCCACCGCGTCACGCACGGCCTCGCCCGCGACAAGTCGGCGGTGCATGGCGGATCGCGGGATGCAGCTAAAAAGGACACGATCTGGGGTTCATCCGGCGCCGGAACCGATGTCGCTTCAGCAAACAGTGGCCAGGGCAACAGCAACGTTGCTGTGAGTGGTACCAGCTCCGCAACAGCAGCCGCTTCCGGCGTCAGCAGCACGGTCGCGGCCGTCAGCGGCGGCAATGGCAACAATGGAAATGGCAACGGCAACAATGGCAATGGCAACGCAAACGGAAACGGAAACGCCTACGGCCGTTACAAGAACCGTTAG